The Klebsiella quasivariicola region CCGGGGTGCAGAGGATGGTTCGTTCCGATCTGGCCTCCTCCGGCGTCATGTTCTCCATCGATACCGAATCCGGCTTCGACCAGGTGGTGTTTATCACCTCGGCGTGGGGGCTTGGCGAGATGGTGGTGCAGGGCGCGGTGAACCCGGACGAATTCTACGTCCACAAACCGACGCTGGCCGCGGGCCGCCCGGCGATTGTGCGCCGCACCATGGGGTCGAAAAAGATCCGTATGGTTTATGCGCCGACCCAGGAGCACGGCAAGCAGGTACGTATCGAAGATGTGCCGCAGGCGCAGCGCGATATCTTCTCGTTAACCAACGAGGAGGTGCAGGAGCTGGCGAAGCAGGCGGTGCAGATTGAGAAGCACTATGGTCGTCCGATGGATATCGAGTGGGCGAAAGATGGTCACACTGGCAAGCTGTTTATCGTCCAGGCGCGTCCGGAAACCGTGCGTTCCCGCGGTCAGGTGATGGAGCGTTACACCCTCCATGCCCAGGGGCAGATCATCGCCGAAGGGCGCGCCATTGGTCACCGGATCGGCGCTGGCCCGGTTAAAGTTATTCACGATATCAGCGAGATGAACCGCATTGAGCCAGGCGACGTGCTGGTCACCGACATGACCGACCCGGACTGGGAACCGATCATGAAGAAAGCCTCGGCGATTGTCACCAACCGCGGTGGGCGTACCTGCCACGCGGCGATTATCGCCCGTGAGCTGGGGATCCCGGCGGTGGTCGGCTGCGGCGATGCTACCGATCGCATTCAGGAGAACCAGAATGTCACCGTCTCCTGCGCCGAAGGCGACACCGGCTATGTCTACGCCGAGCTACTGGACTTCAGCGTTAAGAGCTCCAGCGTTGGAGACATGCCGGATCTGCCGCTGAAGGTGATGATGAACGTCGGCAACCCCGATCGCGCGTTTGACTTTGCCTGCCTGCCGAACGAAGGCGTGGGCCTGGCGCGTCTGGAATTCATCATCAACCGTATGATTGGCGTTCACCCGCGTGCGCTGCTGGAATTCGACGACCAGGAGCCGGGGCTGCAGAATGAAATCCGCGAGTTGATGAAAGGCTACGATTCGCCGAGAGAGTTCTACGTTGGCCGCCTGACCGAAGGGATCGCTACCCTTGGCGCCGCCTTCTACCCGAAACGGGTGATTGTGCGTCTGTCGGACTTCAAATCGAACGAATACGCCAACCTGGTGGGCGGCGAGCGTTATGAGCCGGAAGAAGAGAACCCGATGCTCGGCTTCCGCGGCGCCGGACGCTACGTTTCCGAAAGCTTCCGCGATTGCTTCGCGCTGGAGTGTGAAGCGATGAAGCGCGTGCGTAACGACATGGGACTGACCAATGTCGAAGTGATGGTGCCGTTCGTCCGTACCGTCGCGCAGGCGAAAGCGGTGGTCGAAGAGCTGGAGCGTCAGGGGCTGAAGCGCGGCGAGAACGGGCTGAAGATCATCATGATGTGCGAGATCCCGTCTAACGCGCTGCTGGCCGAGCAGTTCCTTGAGTACTTCGACGGCTTCTCCATCGGTTCGAACGACATGACCCAGCTGGCGCTCGGCCTGGATCGCGACTCTGGCGTGGTTTCTGAACTGTTCGATGAACGCAACGACGCGGTGAAAGCATTGCTGTCGATGGCGATCCGCGCAGCGAAAAAACAGGGTAAATACGTCGGCATCTGCGGCCAGGGGCCGTCCGACCACGAAGACTTTGCCGCCTGGCTGATGGAGGAAGGGATTGATAGCCTGTCCCTCAACCCGGATACCGTAGTGCAAACCTGGTTAGGTCTGGCGGAACTGAAAAAATAAGTTCGCCCTGACAGCACTCATCCCCGGCAGCGATGCCGGGGATTTTTTTTGCCGGTGACAGGCTGCCCGGTGTCGTGATGCGCAGGACAAAAAAAAGCCCATCGTGGGAGATGGGCAAAGACTACACACAGCAATTCGTTGTTTCACTCAGGGGATTTCCATGCTTATAAATCAAGGTGTTGATTTATAACCGTGAGCTAATAGTAGGCAGTGGGGCCTTTGCCGTCGATCAGATTCCTCTCAATAGTTAAATTGTTGTGAAGGACCGGGGGACAAGAGGGAGGGAAGTGGCGTACAAGGGCAGCGTTTTAACGGCGATAGATAAATTTTGCTTAACAATTATCCCGGCGGGGGAAACAGGCGGGTCTCCCCGCCTGATACGGGATTACTTACGCCCGGCTTCCAGCTCGCTGAGCTCTTCAAGGACGACATCAGGGTCTTTCGGCGGTGGAGGCACTTCGTGTACCCAGGCATCATACAGACGCCAGGAGACGGCGAGCAGCACCGGACCGATAAACAGGCCGATCATGCCGAAGGCGATCAGGCCGCCAATGACGCCGGTGAGGATAAGGATCATCGGCAGGTCGGCGCCCATGCGGATGAGCACCGGACGAATGACGTTGTCCATGGTGCCGACCACGCAGCTCCACACCAGCAGCACGGTGCCCCAGGTAGTGTCCCCGCTCCAGTAAAGCCAGATAATCGACGGCACCAGAACCAGCAAAGGCCCGAGCTGGACCAGACAGGTAAAGATCATCACCACGGTCAGCAGAGCAGCGTAGGGCACGCCGGAGAGGGCAAGGCCAATCCCGCCCAGCACCGCCTGGGTGAGGGCCGTCACCACCACGCCCAGCGCCACGGCGCGTACGGCCTGGCCGGCCAGCAGCACCGCGGCATCACCGCGTTTGGCCGCCAGGCGCGTGGCGAAGTAGCGGAGGCCATAGGCCACCTGCTCGCCGCGCCAGTAGAGCAGCGCGCTGAACAACAGCATCAGACCGCAGTAGACCAGCAGCTTGCCAATATGCGCCGCTTGCCCGACGAACCAGCTGGTGGTGGTGCCGATATACGGGCGAACTTTGGCCATAATCGCCGAGCCGCCCATATCCAGCAGGCCGTGCCAGGCGGAGTAGAGCTTATCGCCCACCAGCGGTACGCTGTTCAGCCAGGCAAAATCCGGCAGCGTCACATTTCCACTGCTGATGAGTTTGATCAGCGGGACGCTGTTATCCACCAGACTGTTGACCAGCAGAGCAATAGGAATAACGAATAGCAAAAACAGCAGCAGGGTCATTGCCAGCACCGCCAGCATCCGTTTGCCGAACAGCATGCGCTGCAGACGCAGCAGCACCGGCCAGGTAGCGATCACCACCGTACCGGCCCAGGCGAAGGACAGAATAAACGGCTGCACAACCCACAGGCAGGAAATGATAATCAGGGCCAGGAACAGCACCGACAGCAGTATTTGCGGAATGTCCCGAGGCTGATGGGGGTTTATCATAGAGAAATTTTACCTTTCCAGTCGCGCCAAAATGCTGGCGCCGCGTAAATCCATGTACTGATAATAATATCAATAATTTTGCCGGGCTGATTTTGCACAGAAAACACGTGGGCGCATATGAAAAAAATGTGATAAAAAGTTGAATGCGCTACGCAAACGTTTAGTTAGCACCAACACAATATTTTCAAACACAACATAGTCAGGCAGGGTCAAGTGTGATGATCCCACAAATTTCTCAGGCGCCAGGGGTAGTTCAGCTGGTGCTGAATTTTTTGCAGGTACTGGAGCAACAGGGTTTTACCGGCGATACCGCCACCAGCTATGCCGACAGGCTGACGATGGCTACCGACAACAGCGTCTATCAGCTGCTGCCGGATGCAGTCCTTTTTCCGCGTTCTACAGCGGACGTGGCCTTGCTGGCGCGCGTCGCCGCGGAACCACGCTTTAAATCGCTGATCTTTACCCCGCGCGGCGGCGGCACCGGCACCAACGGCCAGGCGCTGAACGGCGGGATTATTGTCGATATGTCCCGCTATATGAATCGCATCATCGAGATTAACCCCGAAGAGGGCTGGGTGCGCGTCGAAGCCGGGGTCATCAAAGATCAGCTGAACCAGTTTCTTAAGCCCTATGGCTACTTCTTTTCCCCGGAGCTTTCCACCAGCAACCGCGCCACGCTGGGCGGGATGATAAACACCGACGCGTCCGGACAGGGATCGCTGGTGTACGGTAAAACGTCAGATCACGTGCTCGGCCTGCGGGCGGTGCTGATGGGTGGCGATATCCTCGATACCCAGGCGGTGCCGGTGGCGCTGGCGGAGACGCTGGGCAATACCCCATCGACGATTGGCCGGATCTACAACACGGTCTACCAGCGCTGCAAGGCGCAGCGTGAACTGATCATTGATAAGTTTCCCAAACTCAACCGCTTTCTCACCGGATACGATCTGCGCCACGTCTTTAACGACGAGATGAGCGAGTTCGACCTGACCCGTATCCTGACCGGTTCAGAAGGCACGCTGGCATTTATTACCGAAGCGCGGCTGGATATCACCCGCCTGCCGAAGGTGCGCCGCCTGGTCAACGTCAAATACGACTCCTTTGACTCTGCGCTGCGTAACGCGCCCTTTATGGTCGAAGCGAAAGCCCTGTCGGTGGAAACTGTCGACTCTAAAGTCCTCAATCTGGCGCGCGAAGATATCGTCTGGCATTCGGTGAACGAACTGATCACCGATGTGCCGGATAAAGAAATGCTCGGGCTCAATATCGTCGAGTTCGCCGGAGATGACGCGGCGCTGATTGACCAGCAGGTCACCACCCTGTGCCAGCGGCTGGATGAGCTGATGGCCGGTAGCGAGGCGGGCGTCATCGGCTGGCAGGTCTGTCACGATCTCGATGGCGTGGAGCGTATCTACGCCATGCGCAAGAAGGCCGTCGGCCTGTTGGGCAATGCTAAGGGTGCCGCTAAGCCGATCCCGTTTGCCGAGGATACCTGCGTACCGCCCGAACACCTGGCGGATTATATTGTCGAGTTCCGCGCGCTGCTCGACAGCCACGGCCTGAGCTACGGCATGTTTGGTCACGTGGATGCCGGGGTGCTGCACGTGCGCCCGGCGCTGGATATGTGCGATCCGCAGCAGGAGGTGCTGATGAAGCAGATCTCCGACGACGTGGTGGCGCTGACGGCGAAGTATGGTGGCCTGCTGTGGGGCGAACATGGCAAAGGCTTCCGCGCGGAGTACAGCCCGGCCTTCTTTGGCGAGGCGCTGTACGGCGAACTCAGGAAAATCAAAGCGGCCTTTGATCCCGATAACCGACTGAATCCGGGGAAAATCTGTCCTCCGGAAGGCGTTGATGCCCCGATGATGAAAGTCGATGCGGTGAAGCGCGGCACCTGGGATCGGCAGATCCCCATCGCGGTGCGCAGCAGCTGGCGCGGGGCGATGGAGTGCAATGGCAACGGGTTGTGCTTCAACTTTGATGTCAAGAGCCCGATGTGTCCGTCGATGAAAGTCAGCAACCAGCGCATCCACTCGCCGAAAGGGCGGGCGACGCTGGTCCGCGAATGGCTGCGCCTGCTGGCCGACCGCGGCGTCGATCCCAACCAGCTGGAGAAGGCGCTGCCGGAGCAGGGCGTCAGCCTGCGTTCGCTGGTAGCCCGCACGCGAAACAGCTGGCATGCGCGCAAAGGCGAATATGACTTCTCGCACGAGGTCAAAGAGGCGATGTCCGGCTGTCTGGCCTGTAAAGCCTGTTCGACCCAGTGCCCAATTAAAATCGATGTTCCGGAGTTTCGCTCACGCTTCCTGCAGCTGTATCACAGCCGCTATTTGCGTCCGGTGCGCGATCATCTGGTCGCGTCGGTCGAATCCTATGCGCCGCTGATGGCGCAGGCGCCGAAGACCTTTAACTTCTTCATTAACCAGCCGTGGCTGAAAAAGCTGTCGGAGAAGCACATCGGGATGGTTGATCTGCCGCTGCTTTCGGCGCCGTCGCTGAAGCAGCAGATGGCCGGCCACCGCTCTGCCAACATGACCCTGGAGCAGCTCGAAGCGCTGAGCGCTGAGCAGAAAGCGAAGATGGTGCTGGTGGTGCAGGATCCGTTCACCAGCTACTACGACGCCCAGGTGGTGGCTGACTTTATTCGCCTCGTCGAAGCGCTAGGCTATCAGCCGGTGCTGCTGCCATTCTCGCCGAACGGCAAAGCGCAGCATATCAAAGGGTTCCTCACCCGCTTCGCGCGCACCGCGCAGAAGACGGCGGACTTCCTCAACCGCGTGGCGCAGCTGGGCATGCCGCTGGTGGGTGTCGATCCGGCGCTGGTGCTTTGTTACCGTGATGAGTACAAGCAAGCGCTCGGCGACAAGCGCGGCGATTTTCAGGTGCTGTTAGTGCATGAGTGGTTGCCGAAGGCCCTGACGACGGCTGCCCGTCCGGATCAGGGAGGGGAGCCCTGGTACCTGTTCGGCCACTGTACGGAAGTGACCGCGCTACCGGCGGCGACGAAACAGTGGGCCGATATTTTTGCCCACTTTGGCGCAAAACTGGAAAACGTCAGCGTCGGGTGCTGCGGGATGGCAGGCACCTATGGGCATGAGGTGAAAAACCATGCCAACTCGCTGGCTATTTACGCGCTCTCCTGGCAACAGGCGATGCAGCGGCTGCCGCGTAACCGCTGTCTGGTGACGGGCTACTCCTGCCGCAGTCAGGTGAAGCGCATTGAAGGCAGCGGCGTTCGCCACCCGCTGCAGGCGTTACTGGAGATAATAGGATGATTTGGAAACGTCAGGCCACGCTGGAGCAGCTCAACCGGCTCGGTGAGGGAAATATGGTAGGGCTGCTGGATATTCGCTTTGAGACGTTTACCGACGACACGCTGGAGGCGACCATGCCAGTGGATGGCCGCACCCAGCAGCCGTTTGGCCTGCTGCACGGCGGAGCGTCGGTGGTGCTGGCGGAGACCCTGGGGTCGGTGGCGGGTTATCTGTGCAGCGAAGGCGAACAGAAGGTGGTGGGGCTGGAGGTTAATGCCAACCACATTCGTTCGGCCCGCGGAGGCCGGGTGCGCGGGGTGTGCAAGGCGCTGCACGTAGGCGCTCGCCATCAGGTCTGGCAAATTGAGATTTTCGATGAACAGGCGCGATTGTGTTGCGCCTCGCGGTTAACCACCGCGGTAATATAAGTTCATCATCGGGGAGGCGAATAGCCTCCCACTTTTTAGGGTAATCAGCGAGGATGATTTGTCAGCGTGAGATATTTTGTCATCCGAGCCACCGCGCCGCGGCAAGGAATTATCTAATAAATATATAATTGCCGATCCACTCTCGTTATATATGCTACTCTTTTCAATACTAAATGCTTAAAGGTAACAAGAGGACGGTTAACCATGGGTATTCTTTCCTGGATCATTTTTGGACTTATTGCCGGTATTTTAGCCAAGTGGATTATGCCGGGGAAAGACGGCGGCGGGTTTATTGTAACGGTTATTCTGGGGATCATCGGTGCGGTGGTCGGCGGCTGGATCAGTACCCTGTTTGGTTTTGGTAAGGTCGATGGCTTTAATTTCGGTAGCTTCGTGGTAGCGGTTATCGGTGCGCTGGTCGTGCTGTTTATCTACCGTAAAGTGCGTAGCTAATCACCAGCCAGTCTGCTTTAACGACGTAAACAAAGGCTGCCGCGATAAGCGGCAGCTTTTTTTATGGCTCGCGGCAAAGTGGAATGCCGTCAGCACTTTCAGTCGGCTCACTCTCCAACGGGCACCACCTCAACGTGAACTTCGTAGTGTTTCGCCTGACTGGCGGGGATCAACGTGGTCAGTTTGTTAATGGTTTCCACCGGCGTATCGGTCGCTACCGTGGCCGAAAACAGCACCGGTCTGTGCGGCGGTAGCTGCGGCGGGAACGGCGGCAGCGGGCCACGGCCCATCTCCAGCGGAGGGCGGGCTCCGTTATCAACGGCGGGCGCCGGGACGTCGGTTTTATCGGCCGCAAAGGCGCTGGCGGCGGCAACCGCGGCGATAGCGAACAGGGCAGTTAGCGCTTTTTTCATCTGGTATTCCTCCATAAGCAAGTAGCAAAAGAGTAGAGGGCGGCGGCAGGCAGGACAATCCCATACGGCGCGAATCCTCTGAATCTCCTTTTTTCTTCGCGAATGTGAAGGTCAGATGAGAGCTTGTGTCATTGGGGAAGCATCTTAGTTCAGCAGCACGCTCATAATGAGCAGCACGGCCATGCACATCGACATAATACTGATATCAACAATCATTATTTACGACAACAGCTCCAGCTAAACGGGTACGGCGGCAACGTCAAAGCACGTATTAGAATGGTTAAAGATTGTACCCTGGTATACATTCACCGAACAAATGATTATTGACCGGACGCTGCTTAAACTGGCGTCTGTGATCGCGGCGCAATGGCGCACGCCCGTTCCGCACCTCGCTATCGCCAGCGAACGGACCAACATGAGGATGGCTCATGTTGCAATGAATTTAAGTCGCTTTCCCTCCATCGCTGACTCTGGCAAAAATAGACTCATTAACGAATCAACAACATTTATCGGTTGAAGCGCGCCAGGCCTGACTTTGCCTTGCCTGGGAGAGTATTACGCTTATGCCCGACACCAGGATGGACTATCGCCATGAATAACGAATTTACCTATACGATTACCCGCAGCCGGTTTGATGAAAATTATAACCCTGCGGAAAATACGCGTATTACCACCAACTTTGCCAATTTGGCCAGAGGGGAGAACCGTCAGGAAAATCTGCGCAATACGTTAATCATGATGAATAACCGCTTTAATACCCTGGCGCACTGGGATAATCCCCACAGCGATCGTTATGCGATCGAACTGGATATTATTTCTGTCGAGATGAATATTGCTCAGGAGGCCAGCTTTCCGGTAATAGAGATCCTGCAAACGCATATTGTCGATAACAAGACCGGTGAACGCCATGCCGGCATCGTCGGCAATAACTTCTCCTCCTATGTCCGGGATTATGATTTTAGCGTGCTGCTGCTGGAACATAATAAAGACCAAAGTACCTTCAGCGTGCCGGAAAACTTTGGCGAGCTGCATGGCAATATCTTTAAAGATTTCGTGCAATCCAGCGCCTGGCGGGCCAGCTTCAGCAAGGCGCCGGTGATTTGCCTGAGCGTGTCCAGTAAAGATGTGTATCGCCGCACCGGCAATGAACATCCGGTCCTCGGCATTGAATATGCTCAGGAAGGTGTCTCGCTGACCGAGCGCTATTTCAGCAAAATGGGTCTGCAGGTGCGCTATTTTATGCCGAAACACAGCGTTGCGCCGTTGGCCTTTTATTTTACCGGCGATCTGCTCAGCGATTACACCAGCCTGGAACTGATCGCAACCATCAGCACGATGGAGACGTTTCAGAAAATATATCGCCCGGAGATTTACAATGCCAATTCCGCGGCAGGCCAATACTATCAGCCCAATCTTCATCACCAGGATCATTCATTAACCAAAATTGTTTATGACCGGGAAGAGCGCAGCCTGCTGGCGATAGAGCAGGGTAAATTTACCCAACAGCATTTTATTAATCCGCACAAGACGTTGCTTGAGCAATGGTCTGCTAATTTCGCGCTGTGCTAATTTAAAAACAGAAGGTTCCTTATTATGAAAACATGGCTTCCCACTTCGACCGCCGGCAGTTTACCTAAACCCTCCTGGCTGGCGCAGCCAGAAACGCTGTGGTCGCCCTGGAAACTGTCCAGCGAAGAATTACTGGCCGGCAAGCGCGACGCCCTGCGTTTATCCCTCGATGACCAGCTGCGCGCCGGGATCGATATCGTCAGCGACGGCGAGCAGACGCGTCAACACTTTGTCACGACCTTTATTGAGCATCTCAGCGGCGTTGATTTTACCAAACGCGAGATCGTGAAAATTCGTAACCGCTATGAGGCGAGCGTCCCGACGGTGGTAGGCGCCGTGGAGCGCCAGAAACCGGTCTTCGTGGAGGACGCACGCTATTTGCGCCAGCTCACTCGTCAGCCGATTAAATGGGCACTGCCGGGCCCGATGACGATGATTGATACCCTGTATGACAACCACTATAAAAGCCGGGAAAAACTGGCCTGGGAGTTTGCCAAAATCCTCAATCAGGAGGCGAAAGAGCTCGAGGCCGCCGGGGTTGATATTATTCAGTTCGATGAGCCGGCCTTTAACGTCTTCTTCGATGAAGTCAACGACTGGGGGATCGCCGCGTTAGAACGCGCCACCGAAGGGCTGAAGTGTGAGACGGCGGTCCATATCTGCTACGGCTATGGCATCAAAGCGAATACCGACTGGAAAAAGACGCTGGGCTCCGAGTGGCGCCAGTATGAAGAGGCCTTCCCGCAACTGCAGAAGTCGTCCCTCGATATTATCTCTCTCGAGTGCCATAACTCGCGGGTGCCGATGGACCTGCTGGAACTGATCCGCGGTAAAAAAGTGATGGTCGGGGCGATCGATGTCGCCAGCCATGCTATCGAAACCCCGGAAGAGGTGGCCGGTACCCTGCGCAAGGCGCTGGCGTTCGTCGATGCCGATAAACTCTACCCATCCACCAACTGCGGTATGGCGCCGCTGCCGCGCCATGTCGCGACCGGCAAACTGCATGCTCTGAGCGCCGGCGCCGAGATCGTTCGCCGCGAGCTGGCGGCCAGGTAAGGCGGGGGCGTTCCCGCGACCTTCCCCGGGCGAGACAGGCGTGCGCCCGGGGATCAGATCGTCATCGGGCCGGCGATGTACGCCTGCAACCCCTGGGCGAGAAAATCAAATACCCGCTTGCAGGCGGGGCTGTGACGCAGGTCCTCATGCATCACCAGCCAGGTGTCAAGATCCAGAGAAAAGTCGGCTGCCAGCACTCGCTGCAGGGGAATAATGCCATTAGCAAGGGGCACCTGGCAGATGCCAATCCCCGCCCCGGCGCGGATCAGGTTCAGCTGGGCGAGGTCGCTATCGGTCCGCATCGCGAAGGCCTCGCGCTGAAAACGGGGGTAGCGCGCCAGGGCCCGGCGAACGAGGGGCGTGGCGCTGTCGAAACCAATCAGCGCGTGGCCGGCCAGATCGTCGAGGGTAGCGGGCTGCCCCTGGCGCGTCAGGTAGGCGGCGGTAGCATGTAACCCAAGCTCGATCCTGCCGAGACGGCGGGCGATAAGCTGCTCCTGCTGCGGGGCGACCATCCGCACTGCGATATCCGCCTCCCGGTGAAGCAGATCCTGAACACGATTGGAGAGCATCAGCTCGATGACGATATGCGGGCACGCTTGCCTGAGCCGGGCAACCAGCGGCGGCAGCACCTCGGCGCCGACCACCTCGCTGGCGGCCACCCGCACCACCCCCCGCAGATCGGCGCTGTCGCGACTAAAGTTAGCCGCCGTGCGTGCCAGCGCCCGGGCGGTGTTGTCCATTGCCTCGGCGTGTACCCGCAGCGCCAGCGCCGCGTCGGTCGCCAGCAGGCCGGTCTGCGAGCGGGTAAATAAGGCCTGGCCGAGCGCGGCCTCCAGCCCGGCAATATGGCGCCCCGCCGTCGGCTGGGTGATGTTCAGGGTGCGCGATGCGCCTGATAAGGAGCCTTCCTGCAGCACGGCGAGAAAAGTTCGGTACCACTCCCAGGGAATAGAGGTATTCATACAAAAATGTATAGCTGCTCGATGATGGTATGCAATTTCATTTGATATGAGCCGCAGGTAGGCTGTCAAGCATCCATTCGCACACGGGGAAAGATGATGAACAGCAGCGGCAAGGTCCTGATTCTGGGAGCAAGCGGGGGCATCGGCGGGGAAGTGGCGCGCCGGCTGGTGGCGAACAACTGGCAGGTTCGGGCGCTCAAGCGCGGGGCTCAGATTCGCGATCCCGCTGATGGCATCCAGTGGATAGCTGGCGACGCGCTGGATGCCGGACAGGTTGCGGCGGCGGCTGCCGGTTGCGACGTTATCGTCCATGCGGTGAACCCGCCGGGCTACCGGCACTGGCGGCAGCAGGTATTGCCCATGCTGCGCAATACTTTGCTGGCCGCCGAGCAGCAGCAGGCGTTAGTTGTCCTGCCCGGCACAGCCTACAACTATGGACCGGATGCGTTTCCGCTGATTGACGAAGCGGCCCCTCAGCAACCGGTGACCCGTAAAGGTGCCGTTCGGGTGGAGATGGAGCAGGCGCTGGAGGATTACGTGCAGCGTGGTGGCCGGGTGTTGATTGTCCGGGCGGGCGATTTTTTTGGTCCGCGCGCCGGGAATAACTGGTTTTCTCAGGGGCTGATCAAGCCTGGTCAGCTTCCCCGCATCATTCGCTACCCGGGGACGATCGGC contains the following coding sequences:
- the ppsA gene encoding phosphoenolpyruvate synthase — protein: MSNNGSSPLVLWYNQLGMNDVDRVGGKNASLGEMITNLSGMGVSVPNGFATTADAFNQFLDQSGVNQRIYALLDETDIDDVSALAKAGAQIRQWIIDTPFQSELETAIRDAYDLLSADNAEASFAVRSSATAEDMPDASFAGQQETFLNVQGFDAVLVAVKHVFASLFNDRAISYRVHQGYDHRGVALSAGVQRMVRSDLASSGVMFSIDTESGFDQVVFITSAWGLGEMVVQGAVNPDEFYVHKPTLAAGRPAIVRRTMGSKKIRMVYAPTQEHGKQVRIEDVPQAQRDIFSLTNEEVQELAKQAVQIEKHYGRPMDIEWAKDGHTGKLFIVQARPETVRSRGQVMERYTLHAQGQIIAEGRAIGHRIGAGPVKVIHDISEMNRIEPGDVLVTDMTDPDWEPIMKKASAIVTNRGGRTCHAAIIARELGIPAVVGCGDATDRIQENQNVTVSCAEGDTGYVYAELLDFSVKSSSVGDMPDLPLKVMMNVGNPDRAFDFACLPNEGVGLARLEFIINRMIGVHPRALLEFDDQEPGLQNEIRELMKGYDSPREFYVGRLTEGIATLGAAFYPKRVIVRLSDFKSNEYANLVGGERYEPEEENPMLGFRGAGRYVSESFRDCFALECEAMKRVRNDMGLTNVEVMVPFVRTVAQAKAVVEELERQGLKRGENGLKIIMMCEIPSNALLAEQFLEYFDGFSIGSNDMTQLALGLDRDSGVVSELFDERNDAVKALLSMAIRAAKKQGKYVGICGQGPSDHEDFAAWLMEEGIDSLSLNPDTVVQTWLGLAELKK
- the ydiK gene encoding AI-2E family transporter YdiK; amino-acid sequence: MINPHQPRDIPQILLSVLFLALIIISCLWVVQPFILSFAWAGTVVIATWPVLLRLQRMLFGKRMLAVLAMTLLLFLLFVIPIALLVNSLVDNSVPLIKLISSGNVTLPDFAWLNSVPLVGDKLYSAWHGLLDMGGSAIMAKVRPYIGTTTSWFVGQAAHIGKLLVYCGLMLLFSALLYWRGEQVAYGLRYFATRLAAKRGDAAVLLAGQAVRAVALGVVVTALTQAVLGGIGLALSGVPYAALLTVVMIFTCLVQLGPLLVLVPSIIWLYWSGDTTWGTVLLVWSCVVGTMDNVIRPVLIRMGADLPMILILTGVIGGLIAFGMIGLFIGPVLLAVSWRLYDAWVHEVPPPPKDPDVVLEELSELEAGRK
- a CDS encoding FAD-binding and (Fe-S)-binding domain-containing protein; this encodes MIPQISQAPGVVQLVLNFLQVLEQQGFTGDTATSYADRLTMATDNSVYQLLPDAVLFPRSTADVALLARVAAEPRFKSLIFTPRGGGTGTNGQALNGGIIVDMSRYMNRIIEINPEEGWVRVEAGVIKDQLNQFLKPYGYFFSPELSTSNRATLGGMINTDASGQGSLVYGKTSDHVLGLRAVLMGGDILDTQAVPVALAETLGNTPSTIGRIYNTVYQRCKAQRELIIDKFPKLNRFLTGYDLRHVFNDEMSEFDLTRILTGSEGTLAFITEARLDITRLPKVRRLVNVKYDSFDSALRNAPFMVEAKALSVETVDSKVLNLAREDIVWHSVNELITDVPDKEMLGLNIVEFAGDDAALIDQQVTTLCQRLDELMAGSEAGVIGWQVCHDLDGVERIYAMRKKAVGLLGNAKGAAKPIPFAEDTCVPPEHLADYIVEFRALLDSHGLSYGMFGHVDAGVLHVRPALDMCDPQQEVLMKQISDDVVALTAKYGGLLWGEHGKGFRAEYSPAFFGEALYGELRKIKAAFDPDNRLNPGKICPPEGVDAPMMKVDAVKRGTWDRQIPIAVRSSWRGAMECNGNGLCFNFDVKSPMCPSMKVSNQRIHSPKGRATLVREWLRLLADRGVDPNQLEKALPEQGVSLRSLVARTRNSWHARKGEYDFSHEVKEAMSGCLACKACSTQCPIKIDVPEFRSRFLQLYHSRYLRPVRDHLVASVESYAPLMAQAPKTFNFFINQPWLKKLSEKHIGMVDLPLLSAPSLKQQMAGHRSANMTLEQLEALSAEQKAKMVLVVQDPFTSYYDAQVVADFIRLVEALGYQPVLLPFSPNGKAQHIKGFLTRFARTAQKTADFLNRVAQLGMPLVGVDPALVLCYRDEYKQALGDKRGDFQVLLVHEWLPKALTTAARPDQGGEPWYLFGHCTEVTALPAATKQWADIFAHFGAKLENVSVGCCGMAGTYGHEVKNHANSLAIYALSWQQAMQRLPRNRCLVTGYSCRSQVKRIEGSGVRHPLQALLEIIG
- the menI gene encoding 1,4-dihydroxy-2-naphthoyl-CoA hydrolase, with protein sequence MIWKRQATLEQLNRLGEGNMVGLLDIRFETFTDDTLEATMPVDGRTQQPFGLLHGGASVVLAETLGSVAGYLCSEGEQKVVGLEVNANHIRSARGGRVRGVCKALHVGARHQVWQIEIFDEQARLCCASRLTTAVI
- a CDS encoding GlsB/YeaQ/YmgE family stress response membrane protein; this translates as MGILSWIIFGLIAGILAKWIMPGKDGGGFIVTVILGIIGAVVGGWISTLFGFGKVDGFNFGSFVVAVIGALVVLFIYRKVRS
- a CDS encoding DUF1852 domain-containing protein, which codes for MNNEFTYTITRSRFDENYNPAENTRITTNFANLARGENRQENLRNTLIMMNNRFNTLAHWDNPHSDRYAIELDIISVEMNIAQEASFPVIEILQTHIVDNKTGERHAGIVGNNFSSYVRDYDFSVLLLEHNKDQSTFSVPENFGELHGNIFKDFVQSSAWRASFSKAPVICLSVSSKDVYRRTGNEHPVLGIEYAQEGVSLTERYFSKMGLQVRYFMPKHSVAPLAFYFTGDLLSDYTSLELIATISTMETFQKIYRPEIYNANSAAGQYYQPNLHHQDHSLTKIVYDREERSLLAIEQGKFTQQHFINPHKTLLEQWSANFALC
- a CDS encoding methionine synthase translates to MKTWLPTSTAGSLPKPSWLAQPETLWSPWKLSSEELLAGKRDALRLSLDDQLRAGIDIVSDGEQTRQHFVTTFIEHLSGVDFTKREIVKIRNRYEASVPTVVGAVERQKPVFVEDARYLRQLTRQPIKWALPGPMTMIDTLYDNHYKSREKLAWEFAKILNQEAKELEAAGVDIIQFDEPAFNVFFDEVNDWGIAALERATEGLKCETAVHICYGYGIKANTDWKKTLGSEWRQYEEAFPQLQKSSLDIISLECHNSRVPMDLLELIRGKKVMVGAIDVASHAIETPEEVAGTLRKALAFVDADKLYPSTNCGMAPLPRHVATGKLHALSAGAEIVRRELAAR
- a CDS encoding LysR family transcriptional regulator; this translates as MNTSIPWEWYRTFLAVLQEGSLSGASRTLNITQPTAGRHIAGLEAALGQALFTRSQTGLLATDAALALRVHAEAMDNTARALARTAANFSRDSADLRGVVRVAASEVVGAEVLPPLVARLRQACPHIVIELMLSNRVQDLLHREADIAVRMVAPQQEQLIARRLGRIELGLHATAAYLTRQGQPATLDDLAGHALIGFDSATPLVRRALARYPRFQREAFAMRTDSDLAQLNLIRAGAGIGICQVPLANGIIPLQRVLAADFSLDLDTWLVMHEDLRHSPACKRVFDFLAQGLQAYIAGPMTI